One genomic window of Limnothrix sp. FACHB-406 includes the following:
- the cbiB gene encoding adenosylcobinamide-phosphate synthase CbiB yields the protein MNGLIGMGEPTRSILVLGLAAVIDWLVGDPWSWVHPVQVIGAWIDRYRRWVWSLATPDRVQRWLGVGLALSTIGGAGALAGAIGSLACKLNPILGLGVEAVMVAACFAGRSLRDAAEDVLEPLAREDLPEARSRLSRYVGRETEHLDRPEILRAVLETVAENAVDGVLGPLFWALVGAGATVIFGWGPGAIAAVALGYKAASTLDSMVGYKDSRHRDLGWFSARLEDHLTWLPCRLTVGSIALISRKPLQVWGRCRRDGALDPSPNSGWSECAYAMALGVQLGGENRYRGQVKYKPLLGDPQRPIEPETVRSALGLTRVVFLGWLCGAIGLLALGFLP from the coding sequence ATGAACGGATTGATTGGCATGGGAGAGCCAACCCGATCAATCCTGGTATTGGGACTGGCGGCGGTGATTGATTGGCTGGTGGGTGACCCTTGGAGTTGGGTGCATCCGGTGCAGGTCATCGGGGCATGGATCGATCGCTACCGTCGTTGGGTTTGGTCTTTGGCCACTCCCGATCGGGTTCAGCGCTGGTTAGGGGTGGGGCTGGCATTGTCCACGATCGGGGGCGCAGGGGCCCTGGCTGGGGCGATCGGGTCGCTAGCCTGCAAGCTGAACCCCATTTTGGGCTTAGGGGTCGAGGCGGTGATGGTGGCGGCTTGCTTTGCGGGTCGCAGCTTGCGGGATGCGGCGGAAGATGTGTTGGAACCGTTGGCCCGTGAGGATTTGCCGGAAGCGCGATCGCGCCTCAGTCGCTACGTGGGCCGGGAAACAGAGCATCTCGATCGCCCAGAAATTTTGCGAGCTGTGCTGGAAACCGTGGCGGAAAATGCCGTGGATGGCGTGTTGGGGCCGTTGTTTTGGGCCTTGGTGGGTGCTGGGGCAACGGTAATTTTTGGGTGGGGCCCTGGGGCGATCGCAGCGGTGGCATTGGGTTACAAGGCCGCCAGCACGCTCGATTCGATGGTGGGCTACAAGGACTCACGCCATCGGGATTTGGGTTGGTTCAGCGCTCGCCTGGAAGATCACCTCACTTGGTTGCCCTGTCGATTAACCGTGGGATCGATCGCCCTGATTTCAAGAAAGCCCTTGCAGGTTTGGGGTCGCTGTCGGCGGGATGGGGCGCTGGATCCTAGTCCCAATTCCGGCTGGAGCGAGTGCGCCTATGCGATGGCCTTGGGGGTGCAACTGGGGGGCGAAAATCGCTATCGCGGTCAAGTGAAATACAAGCCCCTGTTGGGAGACCCCCAGCGACCGATCGAACCGGAGACCGTGCGATCGGCTTTGGGGTTGACCCGAGTGGTCTTTTTGGGGTGGTTATGCGGGGCGATCGGGCTATTGGCGCTAGGATTTTTGCCATGA
- a CDS encoding DUF86 domain-containing protein, whose translation MATKAGRSNLDAICMVLLAVGEAFKAIDKRTEGTFLVQYPEIPWKKIFGLRNLLAHTYFDVDEAQIFNTCHHDIPELVTTVQKMIQDSQDQD comes from the coding sequence TTGGCAACCAAGGCTGGACGCAGTAATTTAGATGCTATTTGCATGGTACTGCTTGCGGTTGGAGAAGCATTTAAAGCCATTGACAAAAGAACAGAAGGAACATTTCTCGTTCAATATCCCGAAATTCCCTGGAAAAAGATTTTTGGACTCAGAAATTTACTAGCCCACACTTATTTTGATGTTGACGAAGCTCAGATTTTTAACACTTGCCACCATGACATTCCAGAACTAGTGACTACGGTGCAAAAAATGATCCAAGACTCCCAAGACCAAGACTGA
- a CDS encoding NIL domain-containing protein, giving the protein MTDPIHTNSPVTNSPIDSESGHRSQVRVRIRVPSNYRPDPVISTIISRFGLTVNVLAALLGSDQESDGWFDLELSGSNAQIQSALLYFNDLDLEVWRDDGDPDGI; this is encoded by the coding sequence ATGACTGACCCCATCCACACCAATTCTCCGGTCACGAATTCCCCGATCGACTCAGAATCGGGGCATCGATCACAAGTCCGGGTGCGCATCCGTGTGCCCAGTAACTATCGCCCTGATCCCGTCATTTCCACCATCATTTCCCGGTTTGGGCTGACGGTGAATGTGCTGGCAGCCCTGCTGGGATCTGACCAAGAGAGCGATGGTTGGTTTGATCTAGAACTCAGCGGCTCCAACGCTCAAATTCAAAGCGCCTTGCTATATTTCAACGATTTGGATCTGGAAGTGTGGCGTGATGATGGTGATCCGGACGGAATTTGA